The Anaerolineae bacterium DNA window ATATTCCAGGTCGCCGCCCACCTGCAGGCCGTGCGCCAGCCGCGTCACCCTGACCCCCAGCGGCGCCAGCAGGCGCGCGATGTACATGGCCGTCGCCTCCCCCTCCAGGTTGGGGTTCGTGGCCAGCAGTACCTCCCGCACCTCGCCTTGCCGCACGCGCTGGACCAGCTCGCCGATCTTCAACTGCTCCGGCCCCACCCCCTCGATCGGCGCCAGCACCCCATGCAGGACGTGATATACGCCGTGATATTCGCCCGTGCGCTCAATCGCCATCACATCCAGCGGCTCTTCCACCACGCAGATCTGGCTGTGGTCCCGCTGGGGATTGGCACAGATGGGGCAGACCGGCTCCTCGCTGATGTTGTAGCACACCTGACAGTAGACGATGCGCTCGCGCAGTTGGCGGATGGCATCGGAGAGCGCCAGCGCCTGGTCCGCCGGCGCCCGCAGTAAATAATACGTCAGGCGCGAGGCGGTCTTGGGCCCAATGCCCGGCAGTTTCGAGAATTCCTCGATCAATCTCGCAACCGGCTTCGCCAGCTCCATAGCCCCGCCATTTCCCTCACAACAGGCCCGGCAGGCCCAACCCGCCGGTCAGCGCGCTCATGCGCTCTGCCGCCAGGGCCTGCGCCTTGACGATGGCCTCGTTGACCGCCGCCACGATCAGGTCCTGGAGCATCTCCACATCGTCGGCGTTCACCACCTCGGGCGAGATGGTCACCGAACGCACCTCCAGGTGGCCGGTCATCACCACTTTGACCACTCCGCCGCCCACGCTGGCCTCCACGGTCTCCTGGCCCAGCGCCTCCTGCGCTTTCATCATCTCTTCCTGCAGTTTCTGGAGCTGTTGCGCCATGCCGGCGCCGCCCCCGCGCGGCATCATGCCCCGCTTGCCACCCAAGCCTTTGCTCATCTCGTTCGCCTCCTCTGCATACCGGCGCTATTCGTCTTCCGGCATCATATCTTCTTCTAAGGGTATATCCTCCGGCCATGGGGGCTCGTCGGCCGGCGCCTCGGCCGGCCGCACCTCCACGACCCGCGCCCCCATTTTTTCCACCGCGGCGCGGATGAGCGGATCCTCCACCGCGCCATTCTCCCCAGTCCCTTTGCCCGAAGGCGCCGCCGGCGGGGCCGGCTCCGGGGATCGGGCGGACGTGCTCTGCTGTCGCGCCGGCGCGGGCGCCTTCCCCTGCTCCCCCAGCAGGGTGCACTTCACCGGCACGGCCTGCCCCAGCACCTGTGCCAGCGCCTGGGAGACGACCGCCTGACACCCCTGCGACTCAAAGCGTTTCTTGTGGAACTCGTAGCGGAACGCCAGCACCAACTGTCCATCCTCGACCCGCGCCGGCTCGGCCGCTCGCAGAAACGCCTCCGCATCCTTGTCCACTGGCCGCACCAGCCGCAGTACCTCCTGCCAGTGGGCGCGCAGACGCTGGAGCAGGGCATCATCCGCCGGCGCGGAAGCAACCGCCGGCGCGGCCGGGGCTTCGGGGGCTTCAACGGCCTTCGCCGGCGCTTCCGGCGGGACAGCAGGCGCTACCGGCGCCGCGGCCGGCGCGGCCCTCACGGGCGCCGGCTCTGCCCGGCCTTCGCTCACCGCCTGCACCAGGGCCAGCTCCAACGGGAGCTGAGGCTGAAGGCTGGTCTTCAGGCCCTGCGCGGATTGGCTGAACAGTTCGACCAGGCGCGCCCAGCCGGCCAATTCCAATTGCTTCGCCTGCTCGGCCAGCCGCCGGCGGGCTTCTGGATTCATGTGGAGCAAGCGCGATTCTCCGCCGGCCTTGACCAACAGCATGCCCCGCAGGTATTCGAGCAGTTCGGCGTTGAACTGCCGCAGGGGCACCCCTTGGTCCACCAGCGTATCAATGACCTCCAGGCCGGCGCGCAGGTCCCGCGTCAGCAGGGCATCCACAAAGCGTGCCACCAGTTCGGTGGAGCCGATGCCCAGCAGGGCCCGCACATGCTCGGCGCGGATCTCCGCATCGCCATAAGCGGTCAACTGATCCAGCAGTGAGAGGGCATCGCGCACGCCGCCGGCGGCATGGGTGGCGATGAGCTCCAGCGCCTCATCATCAATCTGCATGCCCTCCACCGCGGCGATCTGGCGCAGATGCGCGGCGATGGTGCTGGCCGGCACATAGCGGAAATCGAAGCGCTGACAGCGGGAGATCACCGTGGCCGGCACGCGATGGGGTTCCGTCGTGGCCAGGACGAAAATCACGTGCGGCGGAGGCTCTTCCAGCGTCTTCAACAGCGCGTTGAAGGCGGCGTTGGAAAGCATATGCACTTCGTCAATGATGTACACCTTATAGCGCGCCTGATTGGGACGGAAGCTCACCTTCTCCCGCAGTTCGCGCACATTGTCCACCCCTGTATGGGAAGCGGCGTCAATCTCGATCAGGTCCATCAGTGAGCCGTCGTTGATGGCCTGGCAGATGGCGCAGGTGTTGCAGGGGCGCGCTCCCTCGCCGATGCAGTTGACTGCCTTGGCGAGGATGCGGGCGGTGGAAGTTTTGCCAGTGCCGCGCGGCCCGCAGAAGAGATAGGCGTGCGAGATCTTCCCCTGGTCAATGGCATGGCGCAGGGTGCGGGTCACCGGTTCCTGGCCGATGACTTCTTCGAAGGTGCTGGGACGCCATTTGAGGTACAAGGCCCGCCTGGACATGCGACTTACCCTTTCCCAACGACATCGCCGGCCAGCCATGCCGGCGTACGTCATTAGTGTAGCATCGAAGCGCGTTTCATGCAAAACATTCCGGCTACCGCCCGCTCACGGCCGGCCGGCGCCCCGATGTCTCAGCTCAATATACAGCGCCTGTAGCGACTGATTGATATCCAGGATGAATTCCACCAGCGAAATGCTGAGCGAGATCATGCTCCCAATGAACAGCGCGCTGACCAACCAGGCGCTCGACAGGCGGAGCAGAGCGGAGATAAACAGCGTCATCACCAACAGGGCCGCCATCAGCACGCACAGCAAGGCGAAGAAGACCGAACGCTGGATAAAGCCGGCCCGCCGTACGATGATGGCGATCTCCTCCCGCAGAAACGCCGCCTCTTCTTCCGAAGCGTCGGCAAGCTGGCTCACCAACTGTCGGGATCGGTCAATGACCCTCCCAAGCCGGTTCGTCAGGGTCAGCAGTAACAACCCCACCCCGGAGATCACCACCACCGGGCTGACCGACATCTGCAGGACCGGGATCAGTTCGTCGATATTGACCGGCATTGGATCACCTCCATCCCTGGGTACATGTGATTCGATTCAACGGCGAATTCGCCGGCCGTGCCGGCGTATGGTATAATTCGTGCACCAGTGCAGGGAACACGCGCAGGGGCGCGAGATATGAAAGAAGAAGAGGGACCGCAAAAGGGCAAGATCATCACGGCTCTCTGGCAGCGGCGCACTATCGAAACGCTCATGCGCCGGCTGATCGATGCCCGCTCGGACGCCGAAGTCAATGCCATCCTTACAGAGATCCTCTCCCACGGCGAACAGGTCATCCCTGCCATCCTGGCGAACCTGGGCACCACCGACCCCCATTTTCGCGGCGCGCTGGGGCTGGTGGCCAAACACCTGCCCCACGAGCAGATCGCGCCGGCCCTCTGGGGCGCCCTGCGCGATGCATCTCTCTCCGACCACGCCCGCCTGACCGCCGGCCTCATCCTCGAGCGCTTCCTCGGGGAAACGGTGCCGCCGGAAGCGCTGGGCAATGTGCGTAATCCCACCCAGGTCGCCCTCCAATCCCTACAAGAGGTCATCAGCGAGAGCCGGCGCTCCCGCGCCATCCTCATCGAGTACATCGAGGCCTTCGAGGAGCAGGCGCCGGAAATCCAGCAGGTAGTGCTGGAGGCGCTGGAAAGCCTCCTGCAGGGCGACGATGTGGTGGAGCTCCTGCGGATGCTGGCCCAAAGCCCTTCGCCGGCGGTTTCCCAGCGCGCCGTGGACATGCTGTCTCAGCTCCGCACGCCGGCCGCCGCCCGGGCACTCCAGATACTACGGCCAACGGTTTCCCGCGCGCTCCTGCCGGCCGTCGAACGGGCACTGCGCAAGCTCCAGTTCGCCGGCGTTCCGGTCAGCCCGCTCCCACCCGCCGGCGGGGAATGGCGCGCGCTCATCAGCCCAGTGGACGGCCGCGGCGACCAGAGCATCTGGTTCATTCAGGAGACACCGGAGGGCAGACCACAGCGCTTTTTCGGCCTGCACCTGAATGACCAGGCCGGCATCGTCGAAGCTGTGGGCAGTGACCAGGTGGAAGACCGGCCCTTCCCGCCGGCATCGCCCCTGGGCCAACTGCACCTCATCGCCCTGCGGCCGGAAGGCCCGCACCTGTACCTGGTGGAAGCCCCGTACGATTACGGCCGGCTCCTGGTGCGCCAGGCACTGAAACTTCATGAAGAGAATGCCCACCCCACGCCGGCGGCCTATCGGCTGTATAACGACGCGCTGTGGGCCTATGA harbors:
- the recR gene encoding recombination protein RecR, which codes for MELAKPVARLIEEFSKLPGIGPKTASRLTYYLLRAPADQALALSDAIRQLRERIVYCQVCYNISEEPVCPICANPQRDHSQICVVEEPLDVMAIERTGEYHGVYHVLHGVLAPIEGVGPEQLKIGELVQRVRQGEVREVLLATNPNLEGEATAMYIARLLAPLGVRVTRLAHGLQVGGDLEY
- the dnaX gene encoding DNA polymerase III subunit gamma/tau; this encodes MSRRALYLKWRPSTFEEVIGQEPVTRTLRHAIDQGKISHAYLFCGPRGTGKTSTARILAKAVNCIGEGARPCNTCAICQAINDGSLMDLIEIDAASHTGVDNVRELREKVSFRPNQARYKVYIIDEVHMLSNAAFNALLKTLEEPPPHVIFVLATTEPHRVPATVISRCQRFDFRYVPASTIAAHLRQIAAVEGMQIDDEALELIATHAAGGVRDALSLLDQLTAYGDAEIRAEHVRALLGIGSTELVARFVDALLTRDLRAGLEVIDTLVDQGVPLRQFNAELLEYLRGMLLVKAGGESRLLHMNPEARRRLAEQAKQLELAGWARLVELFSQSAQGLKTSLQPQLPLELALVQAVSEGRAEPAPVRAAPAAAPVAPAVPPEAPAKAVEAPEAPAAPAVASAPADDALLQRLRAHWQEVLRLVRPVDKDAEAFLRAAEPARVEDGQLVLAFRYEFHKKRFESQGCQAVVSQALAQVLGQAVPVKCTLLGEQGKAPAPARQQSTSARSPEPAPPAAPSGKGTGENGAVEDPLIRAAVEKMGARVVEVRPAEAPADEPPWPEDIPLEEDMMPEDE
- a CDS encoding DUF2721 domain-containing protein → MPVNIDELIPVLQMSVSPVVVISGVGLLLLTLTNRLGRVIDRSRQLVSQLADASEEEAAFLREEIAIIVRRAGFIQRSVFFALLCVLMAALLVMTLFISALLRLSSAWLVSALFIGSMISLSISLVEFILDINQSLQALYIELRHRGAGRP
- a CDS encoding YbaB/EbfC family nucleoid-associated protein, with the translated sequence MAQQLQKLQEEMMKAQEALGQETVEASVGGGVVKVVMTGHLEVRSVTISPEVVNADDVEMLQDLIVAAVNEAIVKAQALAAERMSALTGGLGLPGLL